From the Cryptosporidium parvum Iowa II chromosome 2, whole genome shotgun sequence genome, one window contains:
- a CDS encoding 60S ribosomal protein L13 yields the protein MRHNNVIPNVHYHKNYKRWIKTWYNQPGRKQSRRIARQKAVAEAGFRPVGMLRPIVHPPTQRYNMKTRLGRGFTLEELSACGINKKAAMSIGIAVDHRRTDLSEETFQINVDRLKKYINGIVLQPRKGKKTKKGFAGIPNDSAREEFKALKNVSHEKAFPIKAQTLAVKTHVITPEERKFRAFSTLRKQFIEAKNFGKKATKAKASA from the exons ATGCGTCATAACAACGTTATTCCCAATGTGCACTATCACAAAAACTACAAACGCTGGATCAAGACATGGTATAACCAGCCAGGTAGAAAGCAAAGCCGCAGAATTGCTCGTCAAAAGGCAGTTGCTGAGGCAGGCTTTAGACCTGTTGGAATGTTGAGACCAATTGTCCACCCACCAACACAACGTTACAACATGAAAACCCGTCTTGGAAGAGGATTCACTCTTGAAGAGCTCTCAGCTTGTGGAATTAACAAAAAGGCTGCAATGAGCATTGGAATTGCTGTTGACCACAGAAGAACTGACTTATCTGAAGAGACATTCCAAATCAATGTTGACCGTCTAAAGAAGTATATTAATGGAATCGTTCTTCAACCAAGAAAGGGAAAGAAGACTAAGAAGGGCTTCGCTGGTATTCCAAATGACTCTGCTAGAGAGGAGTTCAAGGCCTTGAAGAATGTAAGCCATGAAAAGGCTTTCCCTATTAAGGCCCAGACTTTGGCTGTTAAG ACTCACGTTATTACTCCTGAGGAGAGAAAATTCAGAGCATTCTCTACACTACGCAAACAATTTATTGAAGCTAAGAATTTTGGAAAGAAGGCTACCAAAGCTAAAGCTTCTGCCTAA